In Chrysemys picta bellii isolate R12L10 chromosome 3, ASM1138683v2, whole genome shotgun sequence, a single genomic region encodes these proteins:
- the VEGFA gene encoding vascular endothelial growth factor A, long form isoform X7: MNFLFTWIHWGLAALLYLHNAKLSQAAPTLGDGERKPNEVIRFLEVYERSFCRTIETLVDIFQEYPDEVEYIFKPSCVPLLRCAGCCGDEGLECVPMEVHNVTMEIMRIKPHQSQHIVHMSFLQHSKCECRPKKDVKAKQEKCEKPRR, encoded by the exons ATGAACTTTCTGTTCACTTGGATCCACTGGGGGCTGGCGGCGCTGCTCTATCTTCACAACGCcaag TTGTCGCAGGCAGCTCCGaccctgggggatggggagaggaaacCCAATGAAG TTATCAGGTTCCTGGAGGTCTATGAGCGCAGCTTCTGCAGGACGATTGAGACCCTGGTGGACATTTTCCAGGAGTACCCCGATGAGGTGGAGTACATCTTCAAGCCGTCCTGCGTACCCCTGCTGAGGTGTGCAGGCTGCTGTGGTGACGAGGGCCTAGAATGCGTCCCCATGGAGGTGCACAACGTCACCATGGAG ATAatgagaattaaaccccatcagAGTCAGCACATAGTGCACATGAGCTTCTTACAGCACAGTAAATGTGAATGCAG ACCAAAGAAAGACGTCAAAGCTAAACAAGAAAA aTGTGAAAAGCCGAGACGGTGA
- the VEGFA gene encoding vascular endothelial growth factor A, long form isoform X6, producing MNFLFTWIHWGLAALLYLHNAKLSQAAPTLGDGERKPNEVIRFLEVYERSFCRTIETLVDIFQEYPDEVEYIFKPSCVPLLRCAGCCGDEGLECVPMEVHNVTMEIMRIKPHQSQHIVHMSFLQHSKCECRPKKDVKAKQENRCEKPRR from the exons ATGAACTTTCTGTTCACTTGGATCCACTGGGGGCTGGCGGCGCTGCTCTATCTTCACAACGCcaag TTGTCGCAGGCAGCTCCGaccctgggggatggggagaggaaacCCAATGAAG TTATCAGGTTCCTGGAGGTCTATGAGCGCAGCTTCTGCAGGACGATTGAGACCCTGGTGGACATTTTCCAGGAGTACCCCGATGAGGTGGAGTACATCTTCAAGCCGTCCTGCGTACCCCTGCTGAGGTGTGCAGGCTGCTGTGGTGACGAGGGCCTAGAATGCGTCCCCATGGAGGTGCACAACGTCACCATGGAG ATAatgagaattaaaccccatcagAGTCAGCACATAGTGCACATGAGCTTCTTACAGCACAGTAAATGTGAATGCAG ACCAAAGAAAGACGTCAAAGCTAAACAAGAAAA cagaTGTGAAAAGCCGAGACGGTGA
- the VEGFA gene encoding vascular endothelial growth factor A, long form isoform X5 has translation MNFLFTWIHWGLAALLYLHNAKLSQAAPTLGDGERKPNEVIRFLEVYERSFCRTIETLVDIFQEYPDEVEYIFKPSCVPLLRCAGCCGDEGLECVPMEVHNVTMEIMRIKPHQSQHIVHMSFLQHSKCECRPKKDVKAKQEKKSKRGKGKGQKRKRKKSRCEKPRR, from the exons ATGAACTTTCTGTTCACTTGGATCCACTGGGGGCTGGCGGCGCTGCTCTATCTTCACAACGCcaag TTGTCGCAGGCAGCTCCGaccctgggggatggggagaggaaacCCAATGAAG TTATCAGGTTCCTGGAGGTCTATGAGCGCAGCTTCTGCAGGACGATTGAGACCCTGGTGGACATTTTCCAGGAGTACCCCGATGAGGTGGAGTACATCTTCAAGCCGTCCTGCGTACCCCTGCTGAGGTGTGCAGGCTGCTGTGGTGACGAGGGCCTAGAATGCGTCCCCATGGAGGTGCACAACGTCACCATGGAG ATAatgagaattaaaccccatcagAGTCAGCACATAGTGCACATGAGCTTCTTACAGCACAGTAAATGTGAATGCAG ACCAAAGAAAGACGTCAAAGCTAAACAAGAAAA AAAATCAAAGCGAGGAAAGGGGAAGGGGCAAAAGAGAAAGCGCAAGAAAAGCCG aTGTGAAAAGCCGAGACGGTGA
- the VEGFA gene encoding vascular endothelial growth factor A, long form isoform X3: protein MNFLFTWIHWGLAALLYLHNAKLSQAAPTLGDGERKPNEVIRFLEVYERSFCRTIETLVDIFQEYPDEVEYIFKPSCVPLLRCAGCCGDEGLECVPMEVHNVTMEIMRIKPHQSQHIVHMSFLQHSKCECRPKKDVKAKQENHCEPCSERRKHLFVQDPQTCKCSCKFTDSRCKSRQLELNERTCRCEKPRR from the exons ATGAACTTTCTGTTCACTTGGATCCACTGGGGGCTGGCGGCGCTGCTCTATCTTCACAACGCcaag TTGTCGCAGGCAGCTCCGaccctgggggatggggagaggaaacCCAATGAAG TTATCAGGTTCCTGGAGGTCTATGAGCGCAGCTTCTGCAGGACGATTGAGACCCTGGTGGACATTTTCCAGGAGTACCCCGATGAGGTGGAGTACATCTTCAAGCCGTCCTGCGTACCCCTGCTGAGGTGTGCAGGCTGCTGTGGTGACGAGGGCCTAGAATGCGTCCCCATGGAGGTGCACAACGTCACCATGGAG ATAatgagaattaaaccccatcagAGTCAGCACATAGTGCACATGAGCTTCTTACAGCACAGTAAATGTGAATGCAG ACCAAAGAAAGACGTCAAAGCTAAACAAGAAAA TCACTGTGAGCCTTGCTCAGAGAGGAGAAAGCACTTGTTTGTACAAGATCCCCAGACCTGTAAATGTTCCTGCAAATTCACAGACTCACGTTGCAAGTCGAGGCAGCTTGAGTTAAACGAGCGCACTTGCAG aTGTGAAAAGCCGAGACGGTGA
- the VEGFA gene encoding vascular endothelial growth factor A, long form isoform X8: MNFLFTWIHWGLAALLYLHNAKLSQAAPTLGDGERKPNEVIRFLEVYERSFCRTIETLVDIFQEYPDEVEYIFKPSCVPLLRCAGCCGDEGLECVPMEVHNVTMEIMRIKPHQSQHIVHMSFLQHSKCECRCEKPRR; this comes from the exons ATGAACTTTCTGTTCACTTGGATCCACTGGGGGCTGGCGGCGCTGCTCTATCTTCACAACGCcaag TTGTCGCAGGCAGCTCCGaccctgggggatggggagaggaaacCCAATGAAG TTATCAGGTTCCTGGAGGTCTATGAGCGCAGCTTCTGCAGGACGATTGAGACCCTGGTGGACATTTTCCAGGAGTACCCCGATGAGGTGGAGTACATCTTCAAGCCGTCCTGCGTACCCCTGCTGAGGTGTGCAGGCTGCTGTGGTGACGAGGGCCTAGAATGCGTCCCCATGGAGGTGCACAACGTCACCATGGAG ATAatgagaattaaaccccatcagAGTCAGCACATAGTGCACATGAGCTTCTTACAGCACAGTAAATGTGAATGCAG aTGTGAAAAGCCGAGACGGTGA
- the VEGFA gene encoding vascular endothelial growth factor A, long form isoform X2, producing the protein MNFLFTWIHWGLAALLYLHNAKLSQAAPTLGDGERKPNEVIRFLEVYERSFCRTIETLVDIFQEYPDEVEYIFKPSCVPLLRCAGCCGDEGLECVPMEVHNVTMEIMRIKPHQSQHIVHMSFLQHSKCECRPKKDVKAKQEKKSKRGKGKGQKRKRKKSRHCEPCSERRKHLFVQDPQTCKCSCKFTDSRCKSRQLELNERTCRCEKPRR; encoded by the exons ATGAACTTTCTGTTCACTTGGATCCACTGGGGGCTGGCGGCGCTGCTCTATCTTCACAACGCcaag TTGTCGCAGGCAGCTCCGaccctgggggatggggagaggaaacCCAATGAAG TTATCAGGTTCCTGGAGGTCTATGAGCGCAGCTTCTGCAGGACGATTGAGACCCTGGTGGACATTTTCCAGGAGTACCCCGATGAGGTGGAGTACATCTTCAAGCCGTCCTGCGTACCCCTGCTGAGGTGTGCAGGCTGCTGTGGTGACGAGGGCCTAGAATGCGTCCCCATGGAGGTGCACAACGTCACCATGGAG ATAatgagaattaaaccccatcagAGTCAGCACATAGTGCACATGAGCTTCTTACAGCACAGTAAATGTGAATGCAG ACCAAAGAAAGACGTCAAAGCTAAACAAGAAAA AAAATCAAAGCGAGGAAAGGGGAAGGGGCAAAAGAGAAAGCGCAAGAAAAGCCG TCACTGTGAGCCTTGCTCAGAGAGGAGAAAGCACTTGTTTGTACAAGATCCCCAGACCTGTAAATGTTCCTGCAAATTCACAGACTCACGTTGCAAGTCGAGGCAGCTTGAGTTAAACGAGCGCACTTGCAG aTGTGAAAAGCCGAGACGGTGA
- the VEGFA gene encoding vascular endothelial growth factor A, long form isoform X4 → MNFLFTWIHWGLAALLYLHNAKLSQAAPTLGDGERKPNEVIRFLEVYERSFCRTIETLVDIFQEYPDEVEYIFKPSCVPLLRCAGCCGDEGLECVPMEVHNVTMEIMRIKPHQSQHIVHMSFLQHSKCECRPKKDVKAKQEKKSKRGKGKGQKRKRKKSRYKPLSLCEKPRR, encoded by the exons ATGAACTTTCTGTTCACTTGGATCCACTGGGGGCTGGCGGCGCTGCTCTATCTTCACAACGCcaag TTGTCGCAGGCAGCTCCGaccctgggggatggggagaggaaacCCAATGAAG TTATCAGGTTCCTGGAGGTCTATGAGCGCAGCTTCTGCAGGACGATTGAGACCCTGGTGGACATTTTCCAGGAGTACCCCGATGAGGTGGAGTACATCTTCAAGCCGTCCTGCGTACCCCTGCTGAGGTGTGCAGGCTGCTGTGGTGACGAGGGCCTAGAATGCGTCCCCATGGAGGTGCACAACGTCACCATGGAG ATAatgagaattaaaccccatcagAGTCAGCACATAGTGCACATGAGCTTCTTACAGCACAGTAAATGTGAATGCAG ACCAAAGAAAGACGTCAAAGCTAAACAAGAAAA AAAATCAAAGCGAGGAAAGGGGAAGGGGCAAAAGAGAAAGCGCAAGAAAAGCCGGTACAAACCGCTCAGCTT aTGTGAAAAGCCGAGACGGTGA
- the VEGFA gene encoding vascular endothelial growth factor A, long form isoform X1, which translates to MNFLFTWIHWGLAALLYLHNAKLSQAAPTLGDGERKPNEVIRFLEVYERSFCRTIETLVDIFQEYPDEVEYIFKPSCVPLLRCAGCCGDEGLECVPMEVHNVTMEIMRIKPHQSQHIVHMSFLQHSKCECRPKKDVKAKQEKKSKRGKGKGQKRKRKKSRYKPLSFHCEPCSERRKHLFVQDPQTCKCSCKFTDSRCKSRQLELNERTCRCEKPRR; encoded by the exons ATGAACTTTCTGTTCACTTGGATCCACTGGGGGCTGGCGGCGCTGCTCTATCTTCACAACGCcaag TTGTCGCAGGCAGCTCCGaccctgggggatggggagaggaaacCCAATGAAG TTATCAGGTTCCTGGAGGTCTATGAGCGCAGCTTCTGCAGGACGATTGAGACCCTGGTGGACATTTTCCAGGAGTACCCCGATGAGGTGGAGTACATCTTCAAGCCGTCCTGCGTACCCCTGCTGAGGTGTGCAGGCTGCTGTGGTGACGAGGGCCTAGAATGCGTCCCCATGGAGGTGCACAACGTCACCATGGAG ATAatgagaattaaaccccatcagAGTCAGCACATAGTGCACATGAGCTTCTTACAGCACAGTAAATGTGAATGCAG ACCAAAGAAAGACGTCAAAGCTAAACAAGAAAA AAAATCAAAGCGAGGAAAGGGGAAGGGGCAAAAGAGAAAGCGCAAGAAAAGCCGGTACAAACCGCTCAGCTT TCACTGTGAGCCTTGCTCAGAGAGGAGAAAGCACTTGTTTGTACAAGATCCCCAGACCTGTAAATGTTCCTGCAAATTCACAGACTCACGTTGCAAGTCGAGGCAGCTTGAGTTAAACGAGCGCACTTGCAG aTGTGAAAAGCCGAGACGGTGA